Proteins encoded in a region of the Puniceibacterium sp. IMCC21224 genome:
- a CDS encoding imelysin family protein: MRISLCIAAFAFLAGPALSDVDRVIDQHILPGYASFAHETKLLTDTASGCDLPSLRVAWNDSFDAWLGVSHLNFGPVESQGRAVIIAFWPDGRGATPRSLAGLIADKDPIIGTAEGTAQISVAARGLFALEFLLYDPQFMPSEGASESYTCQLIAALSSDLAVLAASLESEWRGGYGKELRTAGETGNQTFLSLREARQRLYTALMTGLEFNADQRLGRPLGTFDRPRPERAEARRAGRSQRNVALSLAAMHTLATALSDAPIPVTDAAFERAIMLTDRLDDPDFAAANTMQGRFELEALQQAVRSVSNAVQGEIGVALGVSAGFNSADGD, encoded by the coding sequence ATGAGAATTTCCCTTTGTATAGCTGCGTTTGCGTTTCTTGCGGGGCCGGCCCTGTCCGATGTGGACCGGGTGATTGACCAGCACATTCTGCCCGGCTACGCCAGTTTCGCCCACGAGACGAAGCTGCTGACTGACACTGCTTCCGGGTGCGATTTGCCGTCGCTGCGCGTGGCCTGGAACGACAGCTTTGATGCCTGGTTGGGTGTCAGCCATCTGAACTTTGGCCCGGTTGAATCGCAGGGCCGGGCCGTCATCATCGCCTTTTGGCCCGATGGGCGGGGGGCAACGCCCCGGTCGCTGGCGGGGCTGATCGCGGACAAAGATCCGATCATCGGCACCGCTGAAGGCACCGCGCAGATCTCGGTCGCGGCGCGGGGGCTCTTTGCATTGGAATTTTTGTTGTATGACCCACAATTCATGCCATCCGAAGGCGCGAGCGAAAGCTATACCTGCCAGCTGATTGCGGCGCTATCGTCGGATCTGGCGGTGCTGGCAGCGAGTCTGGAAAGCGAATGGCGGGGCGGCTATGGCAAGGAGCTGCGCACAGCCGGAGAGACCGGAAATCAGACATTCCTGTCGCTGCGCGAGGCCAGGCAGCGGTTGTATACTGCGCTGATGACCGGGCTGGAATTCAACGCTGATCAGCGTTTGGGTCGCCCGCTTGGCACCTTTGACCGCCCGCGCCCGGAGCGTGCCGAGGCGCGCCGCGCGGGTCGCTCGCAGCGCAATGTGGCGCTGTCACTGGCGGCGATGCACACCCTCGCGACTGCACTGAGCGATGCGCCGATCCCTGTCACTGACGCCGCGTTCGAACGCGCGATCATGCTGACTGACCGGCTGGATGACCCCGATTTTGCCGCTGCCAACACGATGCAGGGGCGGTTCGAGCTGGAGGCGCTGCAACAGGCGGTTCGGTCGGTCAGCAACGCAGTGCAGGGGGAAATCGGCGTCGCGCTGGGCGTCAGCGCCGGGTTCAACTCGGCGGACGGGGACTAG